From one Humulus lupulus chromosome 8, drHumLupu1.1, whole genome shotgun sequence genomic stretch:
- the LOC133797427 gene encoding L-gulonolactone oxidase 2-like gives MSLFSSTMSSLGKQILRLNCLFLVLTVAYCTPPEEPITCTKGNSNCTITNSYGIFPDRSICRAGGAAYPATEAELIAAVADATRKGLKMKATTQFSHSIPKLVCPGGEDGLLISTERLNKVLKIDAATMTMTVQSGVTLRDLISEAAEAKLALPYTPYWWGLTVGGMLGTGAHGSTLWGKGSSVHDYVIGLTIVSPGTDVDGFVKVRRLKEGDEELNAAKVSLGVLGVISQVTFKLEPLFKRSITYVTKDDSNLGDEVISFGRKHEFADITWYPSQEKAVYRLDNRVSNNSISAKGLYDFIPFRSSPSVVLALDRVTEENQESLHDADGKCISAKLVTAFLTSTAYGLTNNGILFTGYPVIGSQHKVQSSGSCLDSPQDASITACAWDPNIKGEFFHQTTFSVALSSANSFIKDVQSLVKLKPKALCGVERYNGILMRYVTASSAYLGKEGDAIDFDITYYRSKDPMTPRLYEDILEEIEQLAMFKYGALPHWGKNRNVAFEGVLNKYKNGQKFLKVKNAYDPLGLFSSEWTDQVLGLKDGISIVKEGCALEGLCTCTEDAHCAPSEDYYCRPGKVYSDARVCTRLKSKDDNLLKKIVDAVTDKIHDELTEEIHDEL, from the exons ATGTCTTTATTCAGCTCTACAATGTCTTCGTTAGGGAAACAAATACTTAGATTAAACTGTCTATTCTTAGTGCTCACGGTAGCTTACTGCACCCCTCCAGAAGAACCCATTACGTGTACCAAAGGCAACTCAAACTGCACCATCACCAACTCCTATGGAATCTTTCCTGACCGCAGTATCTGCCGAGCAGGCGGCGCCGCCTACCCTGCGACGGAGGCAGAGCTCATTGCAGCCGTTGCTGACGCAACCAGAAAAGGATTGAAAATGAAGGCGACCACCCAGTTCTCTCACAGCATTCCCAAGTTGGTTTGTCCCGGCGGAGAAGATGGGCTTCTCATAAGCACCGAGCGCCTGAACAAGGTGCTGAAAATCGACGCTGCAACGATGACGATGACGGTTCAAAGTGGAGTGACGCTTAGGGATCTCATTAGTGAGGCTGCAGAGGCCAAACTGGCCTTGCCTTACACGCCCTACTGGTGGGGTTTGACCGTTGGAGGCATGTTGGGCACCGGCGCACATGGCAGCACACTGTGGGGCAAGGGAAGCTCGGTTCATGACTATGTTATTGGGCTTACAATCGTCAGTCCCGGCACGGACGTTGATGGATTTGTCAAAGTCCGGAGGCTCAAGGAAGGTGATGAAGAACTCAACGCAGCCAAGGTCTCACTTGGAGTTCTTGGGGTTATCTCACAG GTGACGTTTAAACTAGAGCCTCTGTTCAAAAGATCCATTACTTACGTGACCAAGGACGACTCCAATTTGGGAGATGAAGTGATAAGTTTTGGTAGGAAGCACGAGTTTGCGGATATAACATGGTATCCGAGTCAGGAAAAAGCAGTTTACAGGCTCGATAACCGAGTTTCTAACAACAGTATTTCTGCCAAAGGTTTATACGATTTCATTCCATTCCGTTCTTCCCCATCTGTAGTTCTTGCACTTGACCGAGTCACAG AGGAGAATCAAGAATCATTACATGATGCTGATGGGAAATGCATTAGTGCGAAGCTTGTCACTGCATTTCTTACCTCAACTGCTTATGGTTTAACAAACAATG gTATTCTCTTTACTGGATACCCAGTGATTGGATCTCAACATAAAGTCCAATCATCAGGATCATGTTTAGATAGTCCTCAAGATGCAAGTATCACAGCCTGTGCATGGGACCCCAACATTAAGGGTGAGTTCTTCCACCAAACCACATTTAGTGTAGCCTTGTCCTCGGCCAACAGCTtcattaaagatgttcaaagccttgTCAAGTTAAAACCGAAGGCCTTGTGTGGCGTAGAACGCTACAATGGAATTCTCATGCGTTATGTCACTGCCTCGAGTGCTTATTTGGGTAAGGAAGGGGATGCGATAGACTTTGATATCACTTACTACCGAAGTAAAGATCCAATGACTCCCAGACTTTACGAAGACATATTGGAAGAGATTGAGCAATTGGCTATGTTTAAGTATGGAGCCTTGCCCCATTGGGGGAAGAATAGGAACGTGGCTTTTGAAGGAGTTTTAAACAAGTATAAGAATGGTCAAAAGTTTTTGAAGGTTAAAAATGCTTATGACCCTTTAGGGTTATTCTCGAGTGAGTGGACTGACCAAGTTTTGGGACTTAAGGATGGGATAAGTATAGTGAAGGAGGGTTGTGCATTGGAAGGGTTGTGTACGTGTACAGAGGATGCTCATTGTGCCCCTAGCGAAGATTATTATTGTCGACCAGGAAAAGTTTATAGCGATGCAAGGGTTTGCACTCGTTTGAAATCCAAGGATGATAATTTATTGAAAAAGATCGTAGACGCAGTCACTGACAAAATTCATGATGAGCTTACTGAAGAAATTCATGATGAGCTTTGA
- the LOC133795473 gene encoding uncharacterized protein LOC133795473, with the protein MTGSFFITFVYGFNDVKLREQLWLDIQALAMKINEAWIILGDYQNERTGKKTTLKPSLSLRDCMIHCQMEDLKFSGCFYTWTNKQRPEDRVYSKIDRAMVNIKWTDQYTNFEDVFLPEGIFDHSPILISFYLDVEIGKQPFRYFRMWKEAPSYAIKLCNLWKQPVSGTEMYKVVLKLKRLKQETLAREEYTRLNIAYMLFLAQKAKATWVMNGDENTAIFHASLKVRRLQNRIYSIQSEQGNWVDTADGVQRAFLDYYKNLLGTKMPSRRKVSQAIVDLGPGISEEHSRLLSIPFTAQEVKEALFSISGLKAPGPDGYCSFFFIKITGN; encoded by the exons ATGACAGGAAGTTTTTTCATTACCTTTGTATATGGATTTAATGATGTAAAATTGAGGGAGCAATTGTGGTTGGATATTCAGGCATTAGCTATGAAGATAAATGAGGCTTGGATTATCTTGGGGGACTATCAGAATGAGAGAACTGGAAAGAAGACTACTCTAAAACCTTCATTGAGCCTCAGAGATTGCATGATTCACTGTCAAATGGAAGATTTGAAGTTTTCTGGGTGTTTTTATACATGGACAAACAAACAAAGGCCTGAGGATCGTGTATACTCTAAAATTGATAGGGCTATGGTTAACATCAAATGGACTGATCAATACACAAATTTTGAAGATGTTTTTCTCCCTGAAGGTATCTTTGATCATAGTCCCATTCTTATTTCATTCTATCTGGATGTGGAAATTGGGAAACAACCATTCAGGTATTTTAGAATGTGGAAGGAGGCTCCTTCATATGCAATTAAGCTGTGCAACCTCTGGAAACAACCAGTTTCGGGTACTGAAATGTATAAAGTTGTCCTGAAGTTAAAAAGACTTAAACAG GAGACATTGGCTAGGGAAGAGTATACTCGGTTAAACATAGCATATATGCTATTCTTAGCACAGAAAGCCAAAGCTACTTGGGTGATGAATGGGGATGAAAACACTGCTATTTTCCATGCTTCGTTGAAAGTTAGAAGGCTTCAAAATCGCATCTACTCTATACAATCTGAGCAAGGCAACTGGGTGGATACAGCAGATGGGGTACAGAGAGCTTTTCTAGATTATTATAAGAATTTATTGGGAACTAAAATGCCAAGTAGAAGGAAGGTTTCACAGGCCATTGTTGATTTAGGTCCTGGAATTTCTGAGGAACACTCTAGGTTGCTGTCTATTCCGTTTACTGCACAGGAAGTTAAAGAGGCATTATTCTCCATTTCAGGTCTAAAGGCTCCTGGTCCTGATGGatattgtagttttttttttatcaagataaCTGGGAATTAG